The segment TGATGCCCTGTGCGACTTGATGAGTCTTGAGAGCGACGAGCTGTGGCAAGAGCTTGTGAGCTTCCGCTTCTGCGAGGGCTATGATCTGCTCCCGCTGACTAAAGTCTGCCGAAGTGTAGCCTCTGAGTGCCTGAGAGAAGTCAAGCATCACATCTACTTGACTTACCTGACGCTCTACCTCCTTTTTTGTCAGGAGCGCATAGGACTGCTGGATGACATCAATGGAGCTGTGCTCTAGCTCCTCCACATTTCGTAGTCTAGCTCCCGTATAGCTGCCGATGACGAAGGTTGCCCCCATAGCACGCACCTCCTCGACGGGGAAGTTGCGATCTAGACCTCCATCGACTAGTAGCTTGCCATCGACAATTGTGGGGGCGAAGACGGCCGGAATCGCTAGACTAGCCCGTATAGATAATGGTAATGTCCCTGAGGTCATCACGCAGGCTCCGCCGCTCCCAGCATCCGAAGCTACGAGCTGTAGCGGTATCGGCATCTGTGCATAGTCTTTGATATGCCGCACGGGGAAGGTGTAGCGCATCAGTACCTCCATCAAGTACTGCCCCTCAATAAGTGAGGAGGGAACCTTAGGGATACCTCGACGCATGGGGAACTCTAGGGTATAAGTCCCGTAATCCTCCTTCTCACACATATCCACCTTGTCGTAAGGCAGACGATTGCTCAAGACACGCCCCCAGTCTTCCTGACGCACCAGTTCTTTGATCTCAGCAGCACTGTAGCCCGTTGAGTAGAGCCCTGCCACGACGGCACCCATAGAGGTGCCAGAGATGTAGTCTACCTGTATCTGCAGTGAGTCGATCAGCTCAAGGAGGGCAATGTGTGCTAGTCCCTTGGCTCCTCCGCCACTAAGGACCAAGCCACAGCGCATCTGAGTGCTGTCGCAGACCTCGTCGCTCTGCCCCAGCATAGTGGCGGGAGCGCAGAGAGCTACCATACATAAGATGAGGCTGGAGAGTAGGATCGATGGTTGTTTCGTATAGATACGCGAGATCATAGGTCGTGTGTCATTTGTAGTGTGGAGAGATCAGCTCATGGTCAACGAGCAGTGCGGGATACAAATGTACGCTTTTTGGCAAATGGAGTGCTAGCATGTAGATCTACGATGCAGTCGCTTGAGGGTAAGTTTGTATCTTTGTCCCTATGAATGAACGTGCAGAAAGAATAGAGACGACCGATTCGATCATAAAGCGTGAGTTGGTGACGCTCCCCGAGGAGCTGCGTGATCCTAGTCGCTATGAGGTGATGGCTCCTGTGGGGTCGTATGAGAGCTTGAGCGCTGCGATACGTGCGGGAGCGAATAGTATATACTTTGGCATTGAGGCGCTCAACATGCGGGCTAAGTCTGCCTACAACTTTACGACAGACGACCTCTATCGTATCGTGGAGATCTGTCGGAGGAGTGGCGTGAAGAGTTACCTGACGGTCAATACGATCATCTACGATGAGGACTTGACGCTGCTTCGCGAGATCCTCTACCATGCGCACCAGGCACAGGTCACGGCGGTGATCGCTGCCGATGTGGCGACGCTGATGGAGGCGCATCGCTTGGGGCTGGAGGTGCATCTCTCTACGCAACTCAATATTAGCAATTGGGAGGCTTTGCGCTTCTACGCACAGTTTGCCGATGTGGTGGTCTTGGCTCGTGAGCTGAACCTAGATCAGGTGGCGGAGATCAAACGTAAGATAGCTGAGGAGCAGATCGTCGGTCCGTCGGGGAGACTGGTGGAGATAGAAATGTTTGCCCATGGAGCGCTCTGCATGGCGGTCTCGGGCAAGTGCTATCTGAGTCTGCACCATCAAGCTACGAGTGCCAATAGAGGTAGTTGCGCACAGATCTGTCGCCGTGGCTACCGAGTCTATGATGACCGCCAAGGGGTCGAGCTGGAGGTGACGCACCCGAACATTATGTCGCCGAAGGATCTGAAGACGATTCACTTCATCAATAAGATGATGCTGGCGGGTGTCACGGTCTTTAAGATAGAGGGGCGCGCCCGTGGCCCGGAGTATGTCTCTACGGTGGTGCAGTGCTACCGTGAGGCTATCGATGCTGTCTGTGCGGGTACTTACGATGAGGCTCGAATAGCGCAGTGGAATGAGCGACTACGAGAAGTCTTCAACAGAGGCTTTTGGGATGGTTACTATCTCGGTCAGCGACTGGGCGAGTGGACACCTTTTGCGGGTTCTAGTGCTGTGCGTGAGAAGGAGTACGTGGCGCACATCGTTAAGTACTTTAGCAAGATAGGAGTCGCCGAGGTGGAGGTAGAGAGTGGCGAGCTGGCACTGGGAGATCGCATTCTGATCATCGGACCGACGACAGGCGTGGTCGATATGACGCTCTCGGAGATGCGCTACGAGCTGGAGCCGGTCTCTCATGCCATCAAGGGGCAACGTATCTCCATCCCTGTGCCACGTAAGGTGCGGGCGAATGACCGGCTCTACCTCTTTAGAGAGCGTACGGAGGTACAGCATTTCAAGGGGTAGGGGACTTGCATAGAATCATTTTACCCAAGATACTTACATATCATATGAAACAACCAATCAAATATCAGTATGGTCTCACGCTCAAGGTGCGAGACTACGAGTGCGACCTCCAGGGGGTGGTCAACAACAGCAACTATCAGTGCTACATGGAGCATACACGCCACGAGTTTTGGCTGGCACTGGGCGATAGCTTTGCTGAGATGCACGAAGAGGGGCTTGATCTCTTCGTCTACAAGGTCTCTATAACCTATCATCGCTCGTTGCGTAGTGGTGATACCTTTCATACGGCACTGCGTGCCAGACGTGAGGGGGCTAAGCTCATCTTCGACCAGGTCATCGTACGTAGTGATGGCGTGAAGTGCGCCTCAGGTGTGATCGAGGCGGTCGCGGTGCAGAACGGACGGACGACCCGTGGAGAGTGCTTCGATGGGATCATGGCTCGTGCTGAGGCTTACAGCGAGAGCCATCCGTATGACTTAACGATTCTCTAGTGATGGCCGAGCTCCTCTTCGTCCTCTATCTCCTCTCTGTTATCGGAGGTATCGTTATTGTGCTCGGGGAGGAGCGTAGTGCGGTCTCTTCGATCCCGTGGATACTGGTAGTCATCTTTCTCCCTGTCGTCGGGCTCCTGCTGTATATTATCTTTGGCTACTCGCTGAGGCGTAAGCAACTAATCGATGTGGGGGTGAGGCGGGCCCTCTCGAATGCTACTGTAGAAACTAAGTCGCTGCCTAGCACGGAGGTTGAAGAGAGAGCAGGTCGTAAACTTACGTCGCTATCCTCTCTCATAGAGCGACTGACCGATACGCCACTGACCACGGCTAATGAGCTGACTCTCTATGACGATAGTCGCGAGTGGCTTGCTGCTTGTCGTGAAGCTGTCGTACAGGCGCAGCACTACATCTACATCGAGCTGTATCGTATCGAGGAGGGCCCGTGGCTGGACGCTCTGCTAGATCTGCTCGCAGAGCGCATTCAGGAGGGCGTAGCTCTCTACTGGCTCTATGATGACGTTGGGTCGCGAAGTCTGAGTCGACGCTATCGCAAGCGGATGGAGCAGTTGGGCGGAGAGGTTGCTGCCTTTCTCCCCGTACGCTTTCGGCTTCTTACGAGCCGCGTGAACTATCGCAACCATCGCAACCTCGTGGTGGTAGATGGTGCTGTAGGCTTTACAGGGGGCAATGTGCTACTCTCGGAGCTACAGCATTTGCCTCAAGGTGCGCAACCTCTGGCGACGACTCATCTGCGTATGAGTGGCGCAGTGGTACGTCAGTTGGAATACAGCTTTGCGCTGGACTGGTACGTAGCGACGCAGCAATTGCTCTCGCCACAGCAGAGCTCCTCTACCGTGACGATGGCCGAGCCTATCAAGATGCAGATCTTCCCGACGCATCCTACGGACGACTTTCCCTCGCTAGAGATGATCTTCACGCACGCCTTCCTGCAGGCTCGTCAGTCGCTCTACATCGAGTCGCCTGTCTTGATCCCCACCTCTAGCATACAGCAGGCACTGATCTCCACGGCACTCTCTGGGGTGCAGGTACGGGTGATCCTACCTCGCCGTGGGCGTAGCTGGCTGGCTCCTAAGGCTTCGCACGCTTTCTTTACCGACTTGCTACGAGCTGGTGTGGAGATATACTACTATGACGGCCTACGAGAAGCGACCTATGCGGTGATAGATAAGGAGCGTGTGGTGACGGGAACACCTTACCTAGACTTTAGAAGCTTTGAGTACAACTTCGACTTGACCACCATTGCCTATTCTTCGGAGGTCGCACGGCAGTTTGTCGATAGCTTTGAGGCAACACTTGCCCTCTGTCGTAGGATAACCCTACGACGCAATAGGCTGTGGAGACGTATCGTTCATGGCGTGATGCGTCTGCTTACGCCTCTGATATGAGAGGCTCTTATCGCTTGTTTAAGAGTTCGTGTAGCGGCGGTAAGACGCTACTAGAGTGCGTAGATCCACGCTCCTGCGAAGCTGTCGGATAGTGCGGAGACGGTGCGGCGTAGTTCGCCAGCACGCTCCTCAGAGGAGCTGATGCCTGCGATGACAAGACAGCGAGAGGACTCTTGGATGACTTGTAGCGAGACCCCTTTGGTCTGAGGCTGATCAGTTGTTATCTCTTCGATAAATCGCTCTGCACGCTTAGGCCCCTTGAAAACACCTACGACGATAGCATGACTCCCTTGCTGTAAAGCCTCGTCATGCGTGATCAGTAGAGACGAAGCTGCGGCATGCTCCGGAGTCGCAGAGACGATCTCCGTTTGTTCTGTAGCCTTGTTGGGTTGTGTGGCAGTTGTCGCGCTACCCGACGAGGCTTGCTTTTGCTCTGGCGTCACTACGCTTGCCTCATCAAGCCAGCCGTAAGGGACGAAGCCCGCACTGTAACGATCTGGGTGACTGTCTGAGCTGATGGGTAGTAGGCAGAGGAAACATATAGCACCTGCTGCAGCCCAATTGGCCGCAGTCCGATTGATACGTATCGTCCAATACTTCCGATCACTCTTCGCCTTACTAGCAGGTTCGGCAGTGGTATGATCGACAGGGGCGATGGCTGGGAGCAAGCAGCTCTGGGGGTAGAGGCCGTAAGAGTGTATCGATCTCAGGCCTTGTCGCTCCTGTACGGGAGTAAAGAGTAGCTCGCCACTCTCCTGCAGCGTGAGGGTGCCGAGGTTGGAGCCGATAGTTAGAGACCCTGACTGATATAGCTGATGCCTGATCACGGTCACGTCGGAGTCTACCACGAGGCGCGCTCTGCGTACGGATAGCCCTAGGGTGCGTGCGTAGCAACTGTCTAGGATGCCGTCACGATCTACTAGAGATGCGTTGAATGAGATGCGCTGTCCTGCTGGCGTGATGACATTGAGATCCTTGTCATAGAGTGGAGGCGTTTGCTCCACGATGAAGGCTCCTATCGTGGGTAGTACGACGCAGTCGTGCAGTAGTAGAGCTTGCTCTAAGATATCTCCGATGCGATACATTGAGATGTACAGGCTAAGAGTGGATGATTACAGACGAGTCAGGGGCGGCTACATTGTGCGGCCACCTCCACAGAGTAGGCAGAAGACTCCCGCTCCTCACCACAAAGTTAAGCAATCTCCACGAACTGGAGCGTGTGGTGCAGAGCGGAAGTACTGGTAGATTTCGTTAAGTCTTTGGGAGCTAGTGGCTCATCAAGACCTAGTCATTCATCGAGGCGAGGAACTCAAGGTTGGTCTCCGTCAGCTCGATGCGCTGCTTGAGGAACTCCATCGCCTCTACCGTATTCATGTCAGATAGGTGGTTGCGTAGGATCCACATACGCTGCAGCGTCGTCGAGTCTAGTAGGAGGTCATCACGACGGGTGCTACTAGCGAGGATGTCAATAGCGGGGAAGATACGCTTATTGGACAAACGACGGTCGAGCTGTAGCTCCATGTTACCAGCGCCCTTGAACTCCTCAAAGATGACATCATCCATCTTGGAGCCCGTCTCCGTCAGAGCCGTCGCTAAGATGGTGAGACTACCGCCGTGCTCGATGTTTCGTGCAGCTCCGAAGAATCGCTTCGGCTTTTGCAGTGCATTAGCCTCGATACCACCTGAGAGGATCTTGCCCGAGGTAGGTTGTACTGTATTGTAAGCACGTGCGAGGCGCGTGATCGAGTCTAGCATGATGAGCACATCGTGACCGCTCTCGACCATACTCTTAGCCTTGGCGAGTACCAGCTCAGCGAGCTTCACGTGATGGTCAGCGGGTTCGTCAAATGTCGAGGCGACGACCTCAGCATTGACATTGCGTGCCATATCGGTCACCTCCTCGGGACGCTCGTCGATCAGGAGGATGATCATATAGACCTCAGGATGATTGGCAGATATCGCATTAGCAATATCCTTGAGTAGCATTGTCTTACCCGTCTTAGGCTGAGCGACGATGAGTCCACGCTGTCCCTTGCCGATGGGGGTGACTAGATCCACGATGCGCATGGCGGTCTTGTCGTAGACTGCTGCGATGCCCTGAGACTCTAGCTTAAACTTATCCTCTGGGAAGAGAGGCGTCAGCATGTCAAAGGAGACACGATCCAGATTGTCCTTAGGATGACGTCCATTGACGAGTAGGATGTTCTGTAGTAGGAAGTACTTCTCGCTACCCTTGGGTGGGCGTATGCTTCCCTCGATGACATCACCCGTCTTGAGGTGCCACTTCTTGATCATGTCGGCTGGGACGTAGATGTCGTCTGGTGAGGGGAAGTAGTTGTAGTCTGAGCTACGGAGGAAGCCGTATCCCTCTTGGGAAACCTCCAG is part of the Porphyromonas asaccharolytica DSM 20707 genome and harbors:
- a CDS encoding U32 family peptidase is translated as MNERAERIETTDSIIKRELVTLPEELRDPSRYEVMAPVGSYESLSAAIRAGANSIYFGIEALNMRAKSAYNFTTDDLYRIVEICRRSGVKSYLTVNTIIYDEDLTLLREILYHAHQAQVTAVIAADVATLMEAHRLGLEVHLSTQLNISNWEALRFYAQFADVVVLARELNLDQVAEIKRKIAEEQIVGPSGRLVEIEMFAHGALCMAVSGKCYLSLHHQATSANRGSCAQICRRGYRVYDDRQGVELEVTHPNIMSPKDLKTIHFINKMMLAGVTVFKIEGRARGPEYVSTVVQCYREAIDAVCAGTYDEARIAQWNERLREVFNRGFWDGYYLGQRLGEWTPFAGSSAVREKEYVAHIVKYFSKIGVAEVEVESGELALGDRILIIGPTTGVVDMTLSEMRYELEPVSHAIKGQRISIPVPRKVRANDRLYLFRERTEVQHFKG
- a CDS encoding acyl-CoA thioesterase, whose translation is MKQPIKYQYGLTLKVRDYECDLQGVVNNSNYQCYMEHTRHEFWLALGDSFAEMHEEGLDLFVYKVSITYHRSLRSGDTFHTALRARREGAKLIFDQVIVRSDGVKCASGVIEAVAVQNGRTTRGECFDGIMARAEAYSESHPYDLTIL
- the cls gene encoding cardiolipin synthase; the encoded protein is MAELLFVLYLLSVIGGIVIVLGEERSAVSSIPWILVVIFLPVVGLLLYIIFGYSLRRKQLIDVGVRRALSNATVETKSLPSTEVEERAGRKLTSLSSLIERLTDTPLTTANELTLYDDSREWLAACREAVVQAQHYIYIELYRIEEGPWLDALLDLLAERIQEGVALYWLYDDVGSRSLSRRYRKRMEQLGGEVAAFLPVRFRLLTSRVNYRNHRNLVVVDGAVGFTGGNVLLSELQHLPQGAQPLATTHLRMSGAVVRQLEYSFALDWYVATQQLLSPQQSSSTVTMAEPIKMQIFPTHPTDDFPSLEMIFTHAFLQARQSLYIESPVLIPTSSIQQALISTALSGVQVRVILPRRGRSWLAPKASHAFFTDLLRAGVEIYYYDGLREATYAVIDKERVVTGTPYLDFRSFEYNFDLTTIAYSSEVARQFVDSFEATLALCRRITLRRNRLWRRIVHGVMRLLTPLI
- the rho gene encoding transcription termination factor Rho, with product MQKYTIVDLNGMTEEQLKEVASQLEITKMASEKKEVIYQILDAQAEAVATQTVEQQQSNKRKERQSNSRNNRSNKEEKTDAKDEKNKPEQKDRSNSRQNKRTSKTDKGDATNQPTEIDRQAAIAIVEKAAATQSEEKEPETETKAQESNRPKRNNNKERNNRNNKRQEPTNQSDKSDKEERRPQAKQDAEEEQQEETPMVFTHPDADSLLGEVLGESHKEANSDEPAQKGKQQNNKVKEEEEETSYDFSNILTASGLLEVSQEGYGFLRSSDYNYFPSPDDIYVPADMIKKWHLKTGDVIEGSIRPPKGSEKYFLLQNILLVNGRHPKDNLDRVSFDMLTPLFPEDKFKLESQGIAAVYDKTAMRIVDLVTPIGKGQRGLIVAQPKTGKTMLLKDIANAISANHPEVYMIILLIDERPEEVTDMARNVNAEVVASTFDEPADHHVKLAELVLAKAKSMVESGHDVLIMLDSITRLARAYNTVQPTSGKILSGGIEANALQKPKRFFGAARNIEHGGSLTILATALTETGSKMDDVIFEEFKGAGNMELQLDRRLSNKRIFPAIDILASSTRRDDLLLDSTTLQRMWILRNHLSDMNTVEAMEFLKQRIELTETNLEFLASMND